A segment of the Candidatus Omnitrophota bacterium genome:
TAACCTTGACCGGTATACCCTCTATTGACACCCCTAAAGAAGACGTCAAACCTGCATCGCTGAGAAAAGCATCTCCAAGTCTATCCGATAGGGCAAAGGGCAGTATCTCGATGTTTTCATGACCCCCAAAGGTTTTAGAGAGAGCATCGACAAAACTGGGATGTGGCTCGATTGCGTACAACCGCTTGCATTTCGCGATGTTAATTAAGGCGAACAATCCCTCTCCGGCACCACAGTCCGCAACAATGTCACCGTCCTCGACCAACGTATGATCACAACTATATTTGTGCCAGCTGTCAGGAAAACATTGCTCAACTATCACTTGGTAAAAATCTAGCAGTTGTAACCCCCTAGGATAGTACAACGGCACTTCAATGTCCTTCAATCTGATAACGTAGTAGTCAGTCTCTTCCCCTACACTCCGAACCATGGATCGAGCCTTCGATTCGAAACCATGCTTTAATAGATACTTGGTCAGTTCAAGGACACTTACATTGAACCTCGAACCGGCCAACCAATTAGCTAGAATGCAGAGCCTGTAATTGATCGCCCTTGCAGCATTTTCTCTCATGGTCTTCATTTTCTACTAACGAAATCCTCCATCTGCCACTTCTGACACCAACATTTTACCATCCGTCACGCTAGATCAAGCTTCGGTGTGAATTGCCCCACCCTTGACTAAGAATATGATACACAATTATGTGGACTGCAGACTATCTTAAGTGATCGAGGAAGAACATGCCTCGCTAAGTAATATATCTTCCCTGATGAATATTTGCTAGGACTCAGGTAGAATATGTCACGTTATGGATACAGCATATCTCAAGGGCAAGCAAGTTCTGGTTACCGGAGGGGCTGGTTTTATTGGCTCTAACCTAACCACTACACTTCTTGAAACTGGTGCAAAAGTCCGGTGTCTTGATAACTTGAGTACCGGAAAACTAGAGAACTTGGAGAATTATATAGCGGATGTCGAATTCATAGAAGGCGATATCCGCGATGAAAGTACCCTCAAGAGAGCGCTAAGCAATACTGAGGTTGTGTTCCATCAAGCCGCTCTACCTTCCGTCCCTCGCTCTATAGAAGACCCGCTATCCACTGACCAAGTCAATGCACAAGGCACATTGAGAGTCCTTTTGGCATCGCGGGAAGCGGCTGTTATACGGGTAGTGTATGCTTCCTCATCTTCCGTTTACGGGGGCTCACCCACGCTGCCAAAAGTAGAAGATATGCCAGTTGACCCGAAATCCCCCTATGCACTAAGCAAATACAGCGGGGAACGCTATTGCCAGCTCTTTCATCGCCTATACGGCCTGGAAACCGTCTGCCTGCGCTATTTCAACGTCTTCGGACCTCGACAGGATCCCACTTCACAATATGCTGCAGTTATACCGAGGTTTATCACGCATGTGCTCAAAGGAGAACCCATCACCATTTATGGAGACGGCAGTCAGACCCGGGAT
Coding sequences within it:
- a CDS encoding FkbM family methyltransferase encodes the protein MKTMRENAARAINYRLCILANWLAGSRFNVSVLELTKYLLKHGFESKARSMVRSVGEETDYYVIRLKDIEVPLYYPRGLQLLDFYQVIVEQCFPDSWHKYSCDHTLVEDGDIVADCGAGEGLFALINIAKCKRLYAIEPHPSFVDALSKTFGGHENIEILPFALSDRLGDAFLSDAGLTSSLGVSIEGIPVKVTTIDTLFYERSVPCTYIKGDLEGFDYLMLKGAENTIRENLPKIAVTTYHATNHAELISRYLKKICPEYNILEKGVTNVFRKPIMLHAWVD
- a CDS encoding SDR family oxidoreductase, which gives rise to MDTAYLKGKQVLVTGGAGFIGSNLTTTLLETGAKVRCLDNLSTGKLENLENYIADVEFIEGDIRDESTLKRALSNTEVVFHQAALPSVPRSIEDPLSTDQVNAQGTLRVLLASREAAVIRVVYASSSSVYGGSPTLPKVEDMPVDPKSPYALSKYSGERYCQLFHRLYGLETVCLRYFNVFGPRQDPTSQYAAVIPRFITHVLKGEPITIYGDGSQTRDFSFIDNVVSANILAASASGAAGEIINIACGQRITVRELAEFIMGELGKEVGIDWERIRPGEVRDSLASISKAKYLLGYHPQVNVWEGIRKTIFWFGRDIPSR